The Manis pentadactyla isolate mManPen7 chromosome 12, mManPen7.hap1, whole genome shotgun sequence genome contains the following window.
TCTTAAAATACTCTTCCATAATCTCCTATTCCCACCATCTAGAGAAAATGGTTAACATTTTAACAGTGTTTCTGTACCCTTCTTTTGCCATTACAGAAACTGGGTCAATTAACGAAACTTTCCCTCTGCTCCTAGGCACATGGCTACCCATTCACCCCAGAAGTCTCATCAGTGTGCTCACTGTGAGAAGACGTTCAACCGGAAGGACCACCTGAAAAACCACCTCCAAACTCATGACCCTAACAAGATGGCCTTTGGGTGTGAGGAGTGTGGGAAGAAGTACAACACCATGCTGGGCTACAAGCGGCACCTGGCCCTCCACGCGGCCAGCAGCGGCGACCTCACCTGTGGGGTCTGTGCCCTGGAGCTAGGGAGCACGGAGGTGCTGCTGGACCACCTCAAAGCCCACGCCGAAGAAAAGCCCTCTAGTGGAATCAAGGAAAAGAAGCACCAGTGTGACCACTGCGAAAGATGCTTCTACACCCGGAAAGACGTGCGGCGCCACCTGGTGGTCCACACAGGCTGCAAGGACTTCCTGTGCCAGTTCTGTGCCCAGAGATTCGGGCGCAAAGACCACCTCACACGACACACCAAGAAGACACACTCACAGGAGCTGATGAAAGAGAGCTTGCAGGCCGGCGACCTTCTGAACACCTTGCACTCCATCTCTCCCCAGTTTCAGCTGAAGGCTGCCGCGTTGTCTCCTTTCCCTTTAGGAGCTCCTGCGCAGAATGGGCTCTCAAGTAGCCTGTCAGCTGAGGTACACAGCCACACCCACAACCCCTCAGAGCAAACCTCCCAGCCTGTACAGCCGCTGCCAGAGCCCCTCGCCCCGCTCCAGCCCATAGCATCTCCCAGCTCTCCTGCACCCCTCCAGAATCACAAGTACAACGCCAGTTCTACCTCATACTCCCCACTTGCAAGCCTGCCCCTCAAAGCAGATACTAAAGGATTTTGCAATATCAGTTTGCTTGAGGACTTGCCCCTGCAAGAGCCTCAGTCACCTCACAAGCTCAGCCCAGGTTTTGACCTGGCTAAGGGAAGTGCTGGTAAGGTAAACCTGCCCAAGGAGCTATCTGCAGATGCTGTGAACCTAACAATTCCTGCCTCTCTGGACCTTTCCCCTCTATTGGGCTTCTGGCAGCTGCCCCCTGCTGCTACCCAAAATGCCTTTGGGAATAGCACTCTCACCCTGGGGCCCGGGGAATCTCTGCCCCATAGGATAAGCTGTCTGGGTCAGCAGCAACAAGATCCCGCACTAGCCATGAGCACTATGAGCCTGGGCCAGCTCCCCCTCCCGCCCATCCCCCATGTTTTCCCAGCTGGCACTGGTTCTGCCATCCTGCCTCACTTCCATCATGCATTCAGATGACTGGTTTTTTAAAGCGTACTTTTCTTATTCTGGAAGGTGTTTTAAGAAGCATTTTAAGCATCAGTTATAATACAAGGAAAGATCTGGAAAGCAGAACTGGGAATATGGCTTATTCAGTGATGACTGGCTTGAGATAAGAGAGTTCTCGAACTGCATGTACTGTGCCAATCTGTCCTGAGTGTTCATGCTTTGTACCAAATTTCCTAAGCAAGTATTCTTTCTTTAATGGAACTGCAAATATTGTCATAACCGACATCCAAACGAGGGCTGCTATATACAGGTGTTTGTCAAATTGAGTTTAATCGTAAGCCATGGTCAGAATAATGTTAACTAAGTAACTTTATGTGGCACTGCCTAGTAAGGGAACTATAGAAAGGTTAAAGGTTTTTCCTCCAGAAaggggaaatttttaaaataagaaaaataaccttAATATTGCATATTATAACTAGGCTGTGTATTTCTTTTCAGGGAATTTTCTACCTTCAGGGTTGGATGTAGTTTAGTTATACTATTGCCGTAGCCAACCTGTAGTTTTACAGAAACAATTTCTTGTGGAATAATAGAcgtctccatttttaaaaagcgtTTTAAATGTAGTTTGAATATTTTCCACAAGATGCTACAATGTGAGTTATCACTTCATTTATCTTAAAGACTAAACTGGTGGTCAGTTCCatctgacagaaaaaaaaaatcactgtgtaACCAGGTTAAGTGGTAAAATAATCCAGGCGTCAGTCAAAAACATTTTGCTGACATtaatattgattatatttttaacaggaatttaagaaaatattactggaattttaagtatatatatatattaaacaagaattttctttgctctggCTTAAAATACTACTATgcttaagtattatttttaatcaccaataaatgaatgcattttaaattcatCATTTAAGTCAATATTAAGTCAATATTAGTTTTATTCAAAAAGGATGACATTTTGCAATGTAACTATAATCTCTTGAATTTGGTATCTAAtgagttaaaaaaatataaaacctaaCCTTTTTTTAAAGCTCCTTTGTCTTTTGTGTTTAGAGGCTTTCTATATGAAGATATATCTTACAATAAACTCTACAAATCCTGCTTGTGGCTTGACTAATTTTTACATTCAACTATACCTCATAACCCTTCAAATCAAGATATACACCACTGTGGCTCCCCAACCAGCTCCCTCACGCCCCCTCCTGGTCATTACTCCCCCACACCCCTCCAGAAACTACTGTTCTGACTTCTGCAGCATCTATTAGAAACTACCTTTTTTGAGTAAAATTATGATTTAAGGTGGAAGCTTATATGCTTCATTTAAATTCACAGCACTAAGAACTTACTTCTAAAAATTACTGCATAGTTTCTGAATCCTACAGTgtcacataatttatttctgatgCAGAGGTCAGAATACCAGCTACTGAAGTTTAGTCTACCCTGGGCTACCATGATCCACTGGCACCATAGTGCTTATCATCTAACTTCCAGTGCAAATCAGAAATTTACCTATTAGTGGGATTTCTGGCCTAATTTCTGGGATTAGTGGCCTCCTGACTCTGACaagcctgtatttttttttttaacctctaaaTAGGGTGGGTGTGGTAAAGGGAAGCCCTCGGTTCCTTTGCCCATTGAAGAAGCCTATGAGCCAAATGTGAGAAACATTAAGGGCTGGCTCACAGTCCTTAACAGTGATGCTGACAGACAATCATAAAGAATGACAGGCATTGCAGACAAGCTCCTCTGGGCTTGCTTGACTGTTATGTGGAACTACCATGGTCGAGCCTTAAACTACAGTTTAACTGGGGGCAGGAAATGAGACAAAAAGGGATGTAGGTTATGTCAGCACTAGGAATCCACTGCTCTGAGGTGTCTGAGTCGGTTCCCATAGCCCTTCTTACCTCCCCAAGGAAAGGCAATGTGCCAGAGCACAAGGACAACAGTGGCTTAACTCAAGCTAAAACCTCTCAAGATCCATTTTTGGAAGCTTCCACAAATACTGTTACATGGCGTAGTAGTCTGCAGTCAGTTTCAGAACATACCTGATTTACCTGAGCATAAAAGCCCAAAAACACAGATCCTAAGAGTTCCAGATAGATTGTATTTGCTACACTACAGGTGGGAGTAGCTTGGGGTAGCCCTACGAAAATTCAGACAGGGAAAATGGCTTAATTCCCAATTTAAGTTCCCtgagtttaagaaaaaaagattaaaaagcatgcattaaatataaatgactcTAAAAAAAGTTTATTAACCCTTAGGATGGCAAAGAGAAGGAATCGTTGAGATACCACCTCCCAACAGAACTATAAAAACCAGTGGGGAAATGAACAGTAGACTCTTCTTAGGATTTGGCCATGATAAATAAATGGCCTGAGGTCACTTCGAGCTTCCTTAGCACAGGGTGGGAAGATGATGATTGTAACCTATTACCTCCACTGCAGTGTTGTCCCAAAAACTCTGCATTGGTTGCATTGGTGTTATGTGAACAATTCCAAATGTATACAAATGGACGTTTAAAATAGAAGTAGTTGTTAATCaatgttgaagcccttctcaaaGCTGGGATTTCACAGCTTTGTAGACTGAAGCTAGGTAAAACATTTTCCCAGTAAGTAAATACACTAATACTCCAAAGACTGTTTCAGTAAGAGGTTCTTACTATCAAGCAACATTCTCCTTAAAAACttaataaataatccaattaaaaattttttcaagtgAATCTTTAAAACAAGCATTATCATACAGGTCGGTGCATTGTTGAATgatttgttttgaaaattttgaaaGGAGTGAATAAAATTTGAAGCTTGTTTTCACTTGTTCTACATGATGTCTCACAAGGAATCTTGGGTGTGTAAGCAGACgtccccctttccttccccttcgCTGGCATTCCTGGGTACACAGCCGTCAGGCTGCTGGGTTTCAGGGAGACAGtctgaaagcagaaagaacagGCATTTACTTTAGAACTGCATTGTTTTCTCAATGAAATGGTCAAATACTAGAGGcctctttaaatttttaattcttttgataTTCACAGTATCAAAAAACGTCTCCACAAGAGTCCCATTTAATGTCAGTCAATCTCAGGGAACTATCTTTTCTGGGTGATTGTGTTTGGAAAAAGGGATGGGCCAGTAACCTTCCAGGTCAAAATGAGGAATCATTCCCCACAAAATCAAAAGCTTGAGTATCATTTTCAAGCTGTACATTTAACAAAAGAGTAAGTTTCAAGAGCATACATTCTGTTAACCCAACTCAAGGTCTGCCGGAATTTTTCTTGGGTCTGCCTGATGGAGTGGGTCTCTCTAAGGCTTTCTTAAAGGCACATTAACCAGATCTCACACATTAGATGATCAGCAACACTGGGATTAGgggtcaattttttttcttacctggCCTCCAGCAGTTAATCTTTCTTAGCTTTGGTAAATCCTTGTCTGAGTTTTGCTCCAGAAGCAGGGTCCACTGCTAATCCTTTGTAGACATAAACAGATTTGTTATTATGTAAAAGCAAACATTAGCGAGGAAAAAATGGAATGATTATGAAATCCTAGCATTGGATTCAAAAGTctctattcttcctttttgttttgttttgtagctATAGACAAATAGTCTCTATTCTGGGCCAGATCATAAGGAAAACAGGGACTGTCTCAGGTGCGCCCTCTCTTCTCTGCCCCTCGCCCTTCATTTACCTGGGGATGGCCCCTTCGGACCGCCACCTCAGGTGGCCCACCGTTATGCAATCTGACAcctctccccacttctgttcCAGCTTTTAAAATGTGTCCTGAGTATACCATGTCTACATAGTTCTTTGCCTGCTCTCATGCCAGAAGGGGTTTGATAAGCCTTATGGAAGCATGAGACGCCATTCCTCCCAGGGGTTATTTATGTAGCAATGGACTCATTCCACAAATGAGGTTCTTTTCCCTTGCCCCCAGCAGCGCTGTCAGGTATCGAGATGGAAAACTTGATAGACAGAGGCGTACCATACCACGTTTTTTTCTCAGGCCAGATGGTATGAGACAGGATTCCCAGAGAAATCATTTTTTGTAAAACGAAACAAGTCCCCTCTGCTCTAGAGGCCTCCTTTCTAATTAATCAGTGTTTTATGAGAGGGAATAACCAAACcgcccacagaaactgtgaatcGAACTATTGAAGGACACAGGAATGGAAAGCTTTCAGCATTCATTTTACCAAAGGTCtacaagttttatttcttccagagTCAGCAACTGACCCTTTGATACTTATTATAATACTTGCTACACAATTAAATTAGGTAAGGAAGGATGCTAGTGGGGGTAAGATGCTTAATCGATCAAACCCGCTGGCTCCAGAACTAAAAGCACAGCCTGCATCAACAAAGGCGTAAAACGTAATTCACTGAATAGATGACGTGATGCGGCCCTAGAACCCAGAACTGTATTTTCATAGTGACCTTGGTATCGGCATAAAGTTGCTGGAGAAGCTGCTGCTCAGCAGTACCTTCTCAGTTAATCAGTCTCTCTTATATCAAAATCTTCAAGAAAATAGCCACTAGTAGATATTTGCAGAGTAGACTATAAACTTATTTCCCACCTGAACAATAGCATCTTCATGAGAATTCAAGAGGAGCCATACCTTTTACTAAAacaattccatatatatatatgtatacttaatTAATGTGTATATTTTTGACCCAGTTTTCCTAAAGCAGACGAAGATTTGGCTGGCTCTACCTATTAACTTACTTGTGTAAGTTGCTTTCCTTGCCTGTAAACTATGGTATTAACAGTACATTTCCCCCCTtgtgttattgtgaggattaaatgactcaGTATATGAAGTGCTTTGAAGAGTATACAGTGTAAATTTGGGTTACTGtccaattagcacacataacatgggagGGGGgcccacggggaaggcagtatagcacagagaagacaagtagtgactatagcatcttactatgctgatggacagtgactctaatggggtatgtggtggggacttgataatggggggaatctagtaaccacaatgttgctcatgtgattgtatattaatgataccaaaaaataaaataaaaataataaaaaattgggGTTTCTGTCCATGAAGAAGTGAATTATTTAAGATagcaaaaaagtagaaacaatctaCCTACTCAACATCAGGAAAATAGCTAAATAAGTTACATTGTAttcttataatatatatatacaatgttttCAAAGAAATTCTTTAGCCAAGGGAGAATGTCCAAAATTTGTTAGTTAAAAAAATCAGGACATGTACGTGGACTAGGATACTAACTCTgaaaaaaggggaaataaagggcgtataaatagaaaaaaatggaaaaagattaCCAGTGTTAACAGTGGTCACGTCAGGGGATGGAATTATGgatgatttttatttgctttatactttttctccattttccaatATTTTCTATAGTAAGCATTAAtttcttacataatttttaaaaatgctctttCTCAAAAAGAAATTTTTGTAGACTAGCTAAAAGTGGCTAGAAATGAAAAGCTATCATAGCCGCCTCACTTACACAGACGTGAGCTCCCAAAGGTGGGACACTAGTGTTGGCGTTATGCACATCCAGTCTGGGTATCTCACTGGGCATTTACAGCCCTCCTTGCTCTAGTACCAGCCTTCCATTCTAACTTGAATTTCTGTTCACACCCCAACTCTTTACTATGCTTCGGCTCAATGGGCCATTATTTCCAGGGCATATCTGCCACATTCTTATTTTCATAAGTTTGTTCATTCCTTCTTCAGCTTTTCTCCAGACTGGTCAAAATCTAGTTCATCCTGAAAGCTCATTCCAAATGCCTTCACCTCCATGAAGCCTCCCCTCTCAGACTGTTATCTCCTCCATAAAGCCTCCTGGGCAAAGTTGATCTCTTTCTTATATTCCTTAGGGCTTTGACATTCCACTGTTAAATATTAGATATAATTATTCACTGCTTCTCCCTGTAGACTTGTAAGAAGCCATGGGCATAAGAAACAACAATGCATAATAattatgtgttgaatgaatgagctcTCTGGAACTTCATGGCAACTGTGTATCAACTTCACATAATATCCCAGAGATTTTCCGGCACAAACATACATTCTCATAAGACTCTGAGACACAGGAGCATTGTGGCTTACACACATGTATGTCTCATGACTGTGAATTTAAAACAATGCCTATTTTACTGAAGAGGATGGAAGGATGAAAGCTACAGTGTTAGGGGGCTGGCTACCAGCTCGAGAGGCAGCAACTGGATTTCTGTGGAAGGTGAGTAACACCAAGTGGCCTAAACTACTGATGATCAATGTAGAAATAGCAAAGCgcaacaacaatttaaaaaagacctcGTGTTACAAGTAGATCGATACTaaccagaataaaagaaaaataggcagTAGATGCAGATCTGATGCACACACAGGCCTGTTTACATTGAAAGACACTCAGTGCTTTTCTCCAAGCCTTAACCATTTTTGAGAATTCACCTCCCCTCAATATACTTCTGTTTCCTTCCCAGAATGGCTCTGAATGAAACGTGACTAATTTAAAGGCACCCTAACCCTGGCggttttattttaaacataaggAGATGAagccacagaaaaaaaataagaaattaaaatttaaaagcatattaatcctgaaataaaacaaaaaaactctcTCTTAAAGCTATTAACATGATAATTCTATTCATATGCCAGTAATTTAAATGAGACATTACAGAATCAAGTTACCTACTTTCTCTATTTCATTCaaaaagtatttactgagcacctcctaTATGCCACAAACAATCCTAACAGGTGGGGATACAGCAGTGcaataaaaaatagacaaagtaGAGAGATCCCTGCCTTCTTGgaactttcattatttttctggtGGGGTTAGGAGACAAGCAAATATATACTGAATATTAGATGTTGATAAATGCTATTAGAAAAACTACAAAGAGATTATAGTTTTGGGGGGCCTCACTGTAAAGATGACATTCAGCAAAGaactgcagggagggagggcatGAGCAGTGCTGATTAGTGGAGGGTTTTGGTTTTCAGCAGCACAAGCAGCCAGTGCAAGAGGCAGGAGTGTGCACGCAGACCTGAAATGTTCAAGGAACACACAGGGGACCCTGGAGCTGGAGATGGATTGAGATGAACAGCGGAAGGTATGCTCCAGAGGTGGTATAGAACCTAGCGTGGGCCTTGTTAAGAATTTTGCCTTGTTCTAGGCAACATACAGTGGCTAAAAACCACCAGTCACTAGTCAACAGCAAACAACATACCGTTTTATTTAAATCTACTGACCTACTAATCTATTTTCTAATGTGTCTTATAATGTTCTGCTGAAGGTCACCTACTGGGACCCGAGTCCTAATTTAGGACCTGTTCACATATACCTTGTGGCTACTTTCAAGAAATCATTTAGTCCAAAGAAGGAAGCTTTCCCCCTCTTTTCAACACTATACCTGATCCTGTCTTCTCCCATTCCCAGTCTCAGTACAAGTTTACTAGGCCAAAGAATGAAGGTCCTGGGCTCTGCTGCAGTACTCAGACCTGACCTTGCACATTGTCAAAGTTATCTAACCCTAAGGAATTAAGAAATAGCCCCTCTTTGCAAATAAACTTTAACCTCTAAGGAGTGCTTTTCACTGGAAGGGAAGCATTggcatatattatttaaaaatagaacaagaaaAGATATATATCATATAAAGAAATTGTCTTTTCTAAAGGACACAaatcattatactttagaaaaaAGCTTGTTCATAAAAGATTTGCCAAATGAATACACATgtgatttgaatttttttttaagtgaaaactaCCCCCCACTGTTAAGTTTTCACAGATTAGGAAAAAAACTAACAACTTAGGTTTATAGGGCATGGGGAAATCTTTTAAATATCAATTCAATTTTCATCTCATGATGAGCAACTCATGAGGAATTTAAAAACCAGTAATCAAGCTTTCTGGTGCGGTTTCTTTATTGACTGTGAGACTCTCAGTTCTTATTCTGGTTCTGATGATACCTTCAAAATAAGATTCCTGATAAAGGTACTAATATGGTCATGAATTAGTTCAAAGTGCCTTCATAGCACAGCTGATCATAAGAAGAAAGCCACATTAATGCAGCTCAATGAAGAGGGATAGTGCAATAGTGTATCTAATCCAGTTCTGCATTTTACCAATTGTGCACCTTGAACAAATAACTTatattctctgagcctcagtttccctttctgaaGACTAAAACATTTGGAAGATtaatatgagaattaaatgaaatgggTCTACCACACAGTAATTCCAATAATGGTGGCTATGCCTTTCTGCTACTTTGAAGAAATTAATTACTTTTAGGAAGCAAACTCTTCCCCAGCTTCATTTAGATATAATTGAATTGAACACTGTACAAATTTAAGGTATACACTCTGATTTGATATATATTACAAATGATTACCAAGTtagttaacatatccatcactacACATAGTTACCTTGTGTGTGTGCAGtgggaacatttaagatttacccttgtgatataatgagtcataaaaatacatatttggtcattcatat
Protein-coding sequences here:
- the PLAGL1 gene encoding zinc finger protein PLAGL1; this translates as MAAYPCQLCGKTFLTLEKFTIHNYSHSRERPYKCLQPDCGKAFISRYKLMRHMATHSPQKSHQCAHCEKTFNRKDHLKNHLQTHDPNKMAFGCEECGKKYNTMLGYKRHLALHAASSGDLTCGVCALELGSTEVLLDHLKAHAEEKPSSGIKEKKHQCDHCERCFYTRKDVRRHLVVHTGCKDFLCQFCAQRFGRKDHLTRHTKKTHSQELMKESLQAGDLLNTLHSISPQFQLKAAALSPFPLGAPAQNGLSSSLSAEVHSHTHNPSEQTSQPVQPLPEPLAPLQPIASPSSPAPLQNHKYNASSTSYSPLASLPLKADTKGFCNISLLEDLPLQEPQSPHKLSPGFDLAKGSAGKVNLPKELSADAVNLTIPASLDLSPLLGFWQLPPAATQNAFGNSTLTLGPGESLPHRISCLGQQQQDPALAMSTMSLGQLPLPPIPHVFPAGTGSAILPHFHHAFR